A genomic window from Glycine max cultivar Williams 82 chromosome 17, Glycine_max_v4.0, whole genome shotgun sequence includes:
- the LOC106796649 gene encoding uncharacterized protein, translated as MATSQDGNGGVLPLAFTVVEGETLTAWSWFLAHLREHVTDKNGICLISDRHASIKSVVANEALGWQPPHSYHVYCVRHIASNFNRKFNNAKQKEMLKKLAYTPCKHIFDQNLEKFRELSPAIATWIDRISKEKWTMAYDREGRRYENMTTNLSECINKLVVTSA; from the exons atggccacatctcaagatggaaatggtggtgtccttcctctagcattcacGGTGGTGGAAGGTGAGACGTtgacagcgtggtcatggtttttggcacacttgcgtgaacatgtcacagataaaaatggtatttgtctgaTATCTGATCGACATGCGAGTATAAAGTCCGTTgtcgctaacgaagcacttgggTGGCAACCTCCCCACAGTTATCATGTCTACTGTgtgcgacacatagcaagcaacttcaatcgaaaattcaataatgccaaacaaaaagaaatgttgaagaaattgg cctacactccatgcaagcacatttttgatcaaaatttagaaaaatttcgtgaactgagtccagccatagcaacatggattgatcgcatctcaaaggaaaaatggacgatgGCTTACGATAGAGAAGGACGTCGATACGAAAACATGACAACgaacctctcagaatgtatcaataag cttgtggttacgtcAGCATGA